One part of the Sorangiineae bacterium MSr11954 genome encodes these proteins:
- a CDS encoding EamA family transporter: protein MLSNRLRTILVTALAPMIWGSTYLATTELLPPGRPLLAAVVRALPAGLVLVALTRRLPQGIWWWRALVLGALNIGAFFALLFVAAYRLPGGIAATVGSLQPLIVAGLAWGLLGQRVSLRTALAGISGVAGVSLLVLRANARLDAVGIAAAAGGAVVMASGIVLSKRWTSPAPVLATTGWQLVAGGLLLLPIALLVEGPPPATLSLANVVGYGYLGILGCAVAYALWFRGIRLLPPTDVTFLGLLSPVVATALGWLVLGQELTASQAVGALVVLASLVAAQLRTDRSAAPGPSSPSNASEGAPAPSSNGSSRTAST, encoded by the coding sequence GTGCTAAGCAATCGCCTCCGAACCATCCTCGTCACCGCGCTGGCCCCCATGATCTGGGGGAGCACCTACCTCGCGACGACCGAGCTGCTGCCGCCGGGCCGCCCGCTTTTGGCCGCGGTCGTGCGGGCGCTGCCGGCCGGCTTGGTGCTGGTGGCGCTCACGCGGCGCCTGCCGCAGGGCATCTGGTGGTGGCGGGCGCTGGTGCTGGGCGCGCTCAACATCGGCGCGTTCTTCGCGCTGCTCTTCGTCGCAGCCTACCGCCTTCCGGGTGGAATCGCGGCCACCGTCGGCTCCTTGCAGCCGCTCATCGTGGCGGGTCTCGCGTGGGGGTTGCTCGGCCAGCGCGTGTCCTTGCGCACGGCGCTCGCCGGCATCTCCGGCGTGGCGGGCGTCAGCCTCTTGGTCCTTCGCGCCAACGCGCGGCTGGACGCCGTGGGCATCGCGGCCGCGGCGGGCGGTGCGGTCGTGATGGCGAGCGGGATCGTCCTGAGCAAACGATGGACGTCGCCCGCGCCCGTGCTGGCGACCACGGGTTGGCAGCTCGTCGCGGGTGGCCTGCTGCTGCTGCCGATTGCGCTGCTGGTCGAGGGCCCGCCGCCCGCGACCCTCAGCCTCGCCAACGTCGTGGGCTACGGGTACCTCGGCATCCTCGGTTGCGCGGTGGCGTACGCCCTTTGGTTCCGCGGCATCCGTCTCCTTCCGCCCACCGACGTGACGTTCCTCGGTCTGCTCAGCCCCGTGGTGGCCACCGCGTTGGGCTGGCTGGTGCTCGGCCAAGAGCTCACGGCGTCGCAGGCCGTAGGCGCGCTGGTGGTCCTCGCCTCCCTCGTCGCCGCCCAGCTCCGCACCGACCGCAGCGCGGCGCCCGGCCCATCGTCGCCGTCGAACGCTTCCGAAGGCGCGCCGGCGCCGAGCTCGAACGGTTCGTCGCGAACCGCATCGACGTAA
- a CDS encoding DJ-1/PfpI family protein, translated as MPTGRVAVAVTEDMHLFEIAIPCEIFGRPRHNLADPWYELRICAEHPGQTKVGAGFVAGTSHDLNGLDEADTVIVPARANVLDGAPPALLAAVRKAHARGARIASICTGAFVLAEAGLLDGHRATVHWMYASLLAQRFPKVVVDPAVLYVDNGQVLTSAGAAAGLDLCLHLVRSDLGAEIANRLARQLVIAPHRPGGQAQYVRTPLPAKEDDSLAPLLHWTVEHLHRPITIADMAKRQRLTPRTLIRRFCAATGTPPLKWLLTQRVQKACSLLESTDETPARIAELCGLGSEANLRHHFARIVGVPPSGYRRAFRSQHAAPATNGG; from the coding sequence ATGCCCACTGGTCGCGTTGCGGTCGCCGTCACCGAGGACATGCACCTCTTCGAGATCGCCATCCCGTGCGAAATCTTCGGACGACCTCGCCACAATCTGGCCGATCCCTGGTACGAGCTCCGGATCTGCGCGGAGCATCCCGGCCAAACGAAGGTGGGTGCGGGCTTCGTGGCCGGCACGTCGCACGATTTGAACGGCCTCGACGAGGCCGACACGGTCATCGTGCCGGCGCGCGCCAATGTGCTCGACGGTGCCCCGCCCGCGCTCCTCGCCGCCGTGCGCAAAGCCCACGCGCGCGGCGCGCGCATCGCTTCCATCTGCACGGGGGCGTTCGTGCTCGCGGAGGCGGGGCTGCTCGACGGGCATCGCGCCACCGTGCACTGGATGTATGCGAGCCTCCTCGCGCAGCGGTTTCCCAAGGTGGTGGTCGACCCGGCGGTGCTCTATGTCGACAATGGGCAAGTGCTGACCAGCGCGGGCGCGGCCGCAGGGCTCGATCTGTGTCTGCACTTGGTGCGCTCGGATCTGGGGGCTGAAATCGCCAACCGCCTGGCGCGGCAATTGGTGATCGCGCCGCACCGCCCCGGCGGGCAAGCGCAATACGTGCGAACGCCCCTCCCTGCAAAGGAAGACGATAGCCTCGCTCCCCTCCTCCATTGGACCGTGGAACATCTGCACCGCCCCATCACCATCGCCGACATGGCCAAGCGCCAGAGGCTCACCCCGCGCACCCTCATCCGGCGCTTCTGCGCGGCCACCGGCACCCCACCGCTCAAGTGGCTCTTGACCCAACGTGTCCAAAAAGCCTGCTCGCTGCTCGAATCCACGGACGAAACCCCTGCCCGCATCGCCGAGCTCTGTGGCCTCGGCAGCGAGGCCAACCTCCGCCACCACTTCGCCCGCATCGTCGGCGTACCGCCGAGCGGCTACCGCCGCGCCTTTCGGAGCCAACATGCTGCTCCCGCGACGAACGGCGGGTGA
- a CDS encoding type II secretion system F family protein, with protein sequence MTGLLWVVLLLAAFAGAEAVYYFVRYVDERPAEELRRRLQMVGSEAVGPRILRQRRLASSRWLNELLSNFDFAERLEALLDQSDSETSVAGMLLRMGVLALLGVVGAAWLHRPIAALVFAPLLGAVPLLLTLRARAARARTISEQLPDALEMMARAVRAGHALPASFKFVAQECPLPIAAEFGKAYEQQNLGLSLEAAVHGMTSRVPGSLDLKLLAVAVRIQSETGGNLVEMLERISDTIRERFKFYSKLRALTAEGRISGVILGTLPILVAFLIAITNPPYLAELGHGLGRMILVAGVMLWTIGVLWIRQLTKVVY encoded by the coding sequence ATGACGGGGCTTCTTTGGGTGGTGCTGCTGCTCGCCGCCTTTGCGGGCGCGGAGGCTGTGTACTATTTCGTGCGCTATGTGGATGAGCGGCCCGCCGAGGAGCTGCGGCGGCGGCTCCAGATGGTGGGCTCGGAGGCCGTGGGGCCTCGCATCTTGCGCCAGCGGCGGCTGGCGTCGTCCAGATGGCTCAATGAGCTCTTATCCAACTTCGATTTCGCCGAGAGGCTCGAGGCCTTGCTCGATCAGAGCGACTCGGAGACGAGCGTGGCTGGCATGCTGCTGCGGATGGGCGTGCTCGCCCTGCTCGGAGTGGTCGGGGCGGCGTGGCTGCATCGTCCAATCGCCGCGCTGGTTTTTGCACCGCTGCTCGGCGCCGTGCCGCTCCTTCTGACCCTTCGTGCGCGCGCGGCGCGGGCGCGCACGATTTCGGAGCAGCTCCCGGATGCGCTCGAAATGATGGCGCGCGCGGTTCGCGCGGGTCACGCGTTGCCGGCCTCGTTCAAGTTCGTGGCGCAAGAGTGTCCGCTGCCCATCGCGGCGGAGTTCGGAAAAGCCTACGAGCAGCAGAACCTCGGGCTCTCGCTCGAGGCGGCCGTGCACGGCATGACCAGCCGCGTACCGGGCAGCTTGGATTTGAAGCTTTTGGCGGTGGCCGTACGCATCCAAAGCGAGACGGGGGGAAATCTGGTCGAGATGCTCGAGCGCATCTCCGACACCATCCGCGAGCGCTTCAAGTTCTATTCGAAGCTCCGCGCGCTCACCGCGGAGGGCAGGATCTCCGGCGTCATCCTGGGGACGCTCCCCATTTTGGTGGCGTTCCTCATCGCCATCACCAACCCTCCGTATCTGGCGGAGCTCGGCCACGGCCTCGGGCGCATGATCCTCGTGGCGGGCGTGATGCTCTGGACGATTGGCGTTCTCTGGATTCGGCAGCTCACGAAGGTGGTTTATTGA
- a CDS encoding pilus assembly protein TadG-related protein: protein MSRRARTRVRQRGATSVFFALLLVFVVGGILALVVDVGHFWLVRSELQNAADAAALAGVRDLNGLATQFPFAITSAQTYGGANRADGTAVTVPLTDVTLGKWDLTNKTFTPTLLKAHTVNAVRVTTRRTAATGNAVEAYFGPLLGIEEQDITATAIAVGGGPSATCGFVLALPSCSVLDAFGNLNCNATLSFNSNGNNAAFTLLSLTVPNTPDLECAMWCTLNSLLGVQLPLLGGSCSCSPGGCKSTSVKTQIAISNGTNLSSSMIVYIQSALALSPNGLRVDLPIFDVPLCPSGNLSNVQTVAGYVKTRITGATGAPNKSISVSVDCAATTSSRPSQELFGYKSTEVYLVR from the coding sequence ATGAGCCGGCGCGCGCGCACCCGCGTGCGCCAGCGCGGTGCCACCTCGGTGTTCTTCGCGCTCCTCCTCGTCTTCGTGGTGGGCGGGATCCTGGCGCTGGTCGTCGACGTCGGTCATTTCTGGCTCGTCCGCAGCGAGCTCCAAAATGCCGCCGACGCCGCCGCGCTCGCGGGCGTGCGCGATCTCAACGGGCTCGCCACGCAATTCCCATTTGCCATCACCTCCGCGCAAACGTATGGGGGCGCGAACCGCGCCGACGGCACGGCCGTCACCGTTCCGTTGACCGACGTCACCTTGGGCAAGTGGGATCTCACGAACAAAACGTTCACGCCGACCTTGCTGAAGGCTCACACCGTCAACGCGGTCCGGGTCACGACGCGCCGCACGGCGGCCACCGGCAACGCCGTCGAGGCTTACTTCGGCCCTCTTCTCGGCATCGAGGAGCAGGACATCACGGCCACCGCCATCGCGGTGGGGGGCGGCCCGAGCGCGACCTGCGGCTTCGTGCTCGCGCTCCCGAGCTGCAGCGTGTTGGACGCCTTTGGAAATCTGAATTGCAACGCCACTCTCTCGTTCAACTCGAACGGCAACAACGCCGCCTTCACCTTGCTCTCGTTGACCGTGCCCAATACACCCGATCTCGAGTGCGCCATGTGGTGCACCCTGAACTCCCTCCTCGGGGTGCAGCTACCCCTCCTGGGCGGGTCGTGCTCGTGCTCTCCCGGCGGCTGCAAGTCCACATCGGTCAAGACGCAAATCGCCATCTCGAACGGCACCAACCTATCGAGCTCGATGATCGTGTACATCCAATCGGCGCTCGCGCTGTCGCCGAATGGCCTGCGCGTGGATCTCCCCATCTTCGACGTTCCCCTTTGCCCGTCGGGCAACCTCTCCAACGTTCAAACGGTCGCCGGATACGTAAAGACGCGCATCACGGGCGCGACGGGGGCGCCCAACAAGTCGATCTCCGTCTCGGTCGATTGCGCGGCCACCACCTCGTCGCGGCCTTCGCAAGAGCTCTTCGGTTACAAATCGACGGAGGTGTATTTGGTCCGATGA
- a CDS encoding tetratricopeptide repeat protein, giving the protein MMRFLSATVLLLATTAGIGCSRAASAPPPEKPMVDGPALRKELAFALAGHREWSAASRQLIALIAQRPHDPELHTLIGTVYREQSLFEQAERAYATAIRLDPKMAGAYAGRGILREVRGDGGDAALEDFRIAIRLRPSEGAYANNLGVALYVRGRYRDAEAALQEGLRQDPFSRRMRNNLGFVYGKLRQFDRAKREFDHGGSDDEAENNLGYAYEQAGDVRAACALYRHAASENPLLRAASENAQRACPPGGREETKTP; this is encoded by the coding sequence ATGATGCGTTTTCTCTCCGCCACCGTGCTCCTCTTGGCCACCACGGCCGGCATCGGTTGTTCGCGCGCGGCCTCCGCGCCGCCCCCCGAAAAGCCGATGGTCGACGGGCCCGCGCTGCGAAAAGAATTGGCGTTTGCTCTGGCCGGCCATCGCGAGTGGTCGGCCGCCAGCCGCCAGCTGATCGCGCTCATCGCGCAGCGCCCCCACGATCCCGAGCTGCATACGTTGATTGGGACGGTCTACCGCGAGCAATCCCTGTTCGAGCAAGCCGAGCGCGCGTACGCCACCGCCATCCGTCTCGACCCGAAGATGGCCGGCGCCTACGCGGGGAGAGGCATCCTCCGCGAGGTGCGCGGCGACGGGGGCGACGCCGCCCTCGAAGACTTCCGGATCGCGATTCGCCTGCGTCCCAGCGAGGGCGCATACGCCAACAACTTGGGTGTCGCGTTGTATGTTCGCGGCCGCTACCGCGACGCGGAGGCCGCGCTCCAAGAGGGTTTGCGGCAAGACCCGTTCTCCCGGCGCATGCGCAACAACTTGGGATTCGTCTACGGCAAGCTCCGCCAGTTCGATCGCGCAAAGCGCGAGTTCGACCACGGCGGCAGCGACGACGAGGCCGAGAACAACCTGGGATACGCGTACGAGCAAGCGGGGGACGTACGCGCCGCGTGCGCGCTCTACCGCCACGCGGCCTCCGAAAACCCGCTGCTGCGCGCGGCGTCCGAGAACGCGCAACGCGCTTGTCCTCCCGGCGGCCGCGAGGAGACGAAGACGCCATGA
- a CDS encoding type II secretion system F family protein — protein sequence MDPIILFGAGLASVAAIALVLGLRAFAFAPRDAVLERAKRVTRAPASEAGPVAPEEGAAWESLLGSLGGLARPKEANEMGRVRKTLVHAGIRDEHAVETFFGAKMALALALGGGLLVSSALLPAPIPRVRMLVIVLLSVGFYAPNVWLQARVQSRQTALARSLADTLDLIVTCVEAGLGLDAALARIAREIELSAPELASELRQTTMEIHAGVARAAAFRRLAERTGVEELRVLSAIVIQTEMFGTAVGQALRTHAASMRTRRSHRAEEKAATASVKMMLPLIACILPSLFCVILGPAIVRIVTSLSPALRHPS from the coding sequence ATGGATCCCATCATCTTATTTGGCGCCGGGCTGGCCAGCGTCGCGGCCATCGCGCTGGTGCTCGGCCTGCGCGCCTTTGCGTTTGCGCCGCGCGACGCGGTGCTGGAGCGCGCCAAGCGGGTGACGCGCGCGCCGGCCTCCGAAGCGGGCCCGGTGGCCCCCGAGGAGGGCGCCGCATGGGAGTCGCTCCTTGGATCGTTGGGCGGGCTGGCGCGGCCAAAAGAAGCCAATGAAATGGGGAGGGTGCGCAAGACGCTCGTGCACGCGGGCATCCGCGACGAGCACGCCGTCGAGACCTTCTTCGGCGCGAAGATGGCGTTGGCGCTCGCGCTCGGCGGCGGCCTTCTGGTGTCGAGCGCCCTCTTGCCCGCGCCCATTCCGAGGGTACGCATGCTGGTCATCGTGCTGCTCTCGGTCGGGTTCTATGCGCCCAATGTCTGGTTGCAGGCGCGCGTTCAATCGCGCCAAACGGCGCTCGCCCGCTCGCTGGCCGATACCTTGGATCTCATCGTCACGTGCGTCGAGGCCGGCCTCGGGCTCGACGCGGCGCTCGCGCGCATCGCGCGGGAGATCGAGCTCTCGGCGCCGGAGCTGGCGAGCGAGCTTCGGCAAACGACCATGGAAATTCACGCCGGCGTGGCCCGCGCGGCGGCGTTCCGCAGGCTGGCGGAGCGCACGGGGGTCGAGGAGCTGCGCGTGCTCTCGGCCATCGTCATCCAGACGGAGATGTTCGGCACCGCGGTCGGTCAGGCGCTCCGCACCCACGCGGCCTCCATGCGCACGCGCAGGTCCCACCGCGCCGAGGAGAAAGCCGCCACGGCGAGCGTCAAAATGATGCTCCCGCTCATCGCCTGCATTCTGCCTTCGCTCTTCTGCGTCATCCTCGGCCCGGCCATCGTTCGAATCGTCACCTCGCTCAGTCCCGCCTTGAGGCACCCATCATGA
- a CDS encoding MarR family transcriptional regulator, which translates to MKQWKSERPDLDVSSMAVIGRLSRLTRIVSAELARTFEAHGLDSPSFDMLATLRRSGPPYRLTPTSLTQSSMVTSGAITQRLDRLEARGLVTRTPNEADGRGVLVTLTEEGRALIDRALPDHVATENRLLSALAPDERKALAKTLRHLLKSLGDTTE; encoded by the coding sequence GTGAAGCAGTGGAAAAGTGAGCGCCCGGACCTGGACGTCTCGTCGATGGCCGTTATCGGCCGCCTCTCGAGGCTGACGCGGATCGTCAGCGCGGAGCTGGCGCGCACGTTCGAGGCGCATGGGCTCGACTCGCCATCGTTCGATATGCTCGCCACCTTGCGGCGCAGCGGGCCACCGTATCGCCTGACCCCCACCAGCCTGACGCAGTCGTCGATGGTGACCTCGGGGGCCATCACCCAGCGGCTGGATCGCCTGGAGGCGCGCGGTTTGGTGACGCGCACCCCGAACGAAGCCGACGGACGCGGGGTGCTCGTCACCCTCACCGAAGAGGGGCGTGCGCTCATCGACCGGGCCCTGCCCGACCACGTCGCCACCGAGAACCGACTGCTCTCCGCCCTCGCGCCCGACGAGCGCAAGGCCCTCGCCAAGACGCTTCGCCATCTCTTGAAGTCGCTCGGCGACACGACCGAATAG
- a CDS encoding CpaF family protein, protein MNRAAVSDAAAALEPDVYHGLKASLHARVVDRLDLETLGRLTTERLTQELTALLAQMVADKNLPLNRREREKMVHELIDDILGLGPLEALLRDPSISDILVNTFDTIYVERKGRLELTSLRFRDNDHLQQTISRIVSRVGRRVDEASPMVDARLPDGSRVNAIIPPLAVDGPLLSIRRFGGAPLRTADLVQAGAMTEAMRVFLEACVKAKFNILVAGGTGTGKTTMLNALSSFIPDYERIVTIEDAAELQLQQQHVVRLETRPPNVEGKGEVLTRDLVRNSLRMRPDRIIVGEIRSAEIIDMLQAMNTGHEGSMATLHANTARDAVTRMMAMIGMSGLNVTEQVVCQMLARALDLIVQLQRGADGKRRVVAISEITGTEGTVIQMQDVFVFRQHGADAEGRAIGEFAPTGLRPRCAERLERAGFELPPSLFALRERRG, encoded by the coding sequence ATGAATCGCGCCGCGGTGTCCGACGCCGCCGCGGCGCTGGAGCCAGACGTTTACCATGGGCTCAAGGCATCGCTGCACGCGCGCGTGGTGGACCGCCTCGATCTCGAGACCCTCGGCCGGCTGACCACCGAGCGGCTCACGCAGGAGCTCACCGCGCTGCTCGCGCAGATGGTGGCGGACAAGAATCTGCCCTTGAACCGGCGCGAGCGCGAGAAGATGGTCCACGAGCTGATCGACGACATCCTCGGCCTCGGGCCGCTGGAGGCGCTGCTTCGCGATCCCTCCATCTCCGACATTCTGGTCAATACGTTCGACACCATTTACGTCGAGCGCAAAGGCCGGCTCGAGCTCACGTCGCTGCGCTTTCGCGACAACGACCACCTGCAGCAGACCATCAGCCGAATCGTATCGCGCGTGGGCCGCCGGGTGGACGAGGCCTCGCCCATGGTGGACGCGCGCCTCCCCGATGGCTCGCGCGTCAACGCCATCATCCCGCCGCTCGCGGTGGACGGCCCTCTCCTCAGCATTCGCCGGTTCGGCGGCGCGCCGCTTCGAACGGCCGATCTGGTGCAGGCGGGGGCCATGACCGAGGCCATGCGGGTCTTCCTCGAGGCGTGCGTCAAAGCGAAGTTCAATATCCTGGTGGCCGGCGGGACGGGCACCGGAAAGACGACGATGCTGAACGCGCTCTCGTCCTTCATTCCCGATTATGAGCGCATCGTCACCATCGAGGACGCGGCCGAGCTGCAGCTCCAGCAGCAGCACGTCGTCCGCCTCGAGACGCGCCCGCCCAATGTCGAAGGCAAGGGCGAGGTCCTGACCCGCGATTTGGTCCGAAACAGCCTGCGCATGCGCCCCGACCGCATCATCGTGGGCGAGATCCGCTCGGCCGAGATCATCGACATGCTCCAAGCGATGAACACGGGGCACGAGGGCTCGATGGCCACCCTCCACGCCAACACGGCGCGCGACGCCGTCACGCGCATGATGGCCATGATTGGGATGTCGGGCCTCAACGTGACCGAGCAGGTCGTCTGTCAGATGCTCGCGCGCGCGCTCGATCTCATCGTGCAATTGCAGCGCGGCGCCGATGGCAAACGACGGGTCGTGGCCATCTCCGAAATCACCGGCACGGAAGGCACGGTCATTCAAATGCAAGACGTCTTCGTCTTCCGGCAGCACGGCGCCGACGCGGAGGGCCGCGCCATCGGTGAGTTCGCGCCGACCGGCCTACGCCCGCGCTGCGCCGAACGCCTGGAGCGCGCAGGCTTCGAACTTCCGCCCTCGCTCTTCGCGTTGCGCGAGAGGCGCGGATGA
- a CDS encoding NAD(P)H-binding protein — protein sequence MRIVIFGALGNVGSRVVAEAIARGHDVTAVVRNPARFHDLHPAAKPRAGDAATFDDVISLSAGQHVAISATRPAPGRERELVASTKSLLAGAARTGTRLLIVGGAATLTIPGTGGKLLDDPHFLPPEYLPIARACADQLETCRTDSTGVNWAYLSPPAELSPGARTGTYRVGKDELLLDTKGDSRISLEDLAVALLDEAERPRHERVRFTVGY from the coding sequence ATGCGTATCGTCATCTTCGGAGCTTTGGGAAATGTTGGGAGCCGGGTGGTGGCGGAGGCCATCGCCCGCGGCCACGACGTCACCGCCGTCGTGCGCAACCCCGCCCGCTTCCACGATCTGCACCCCGCCGCCAAACCCCGCGCCGGCGACGCCGCCACCTTCGACGACGTCATATCCCTGAGCGCCGGCCAGCACGTCGCCATCAGCGCAACGCGTCCGGCACCCGGCCGCGAACGCGAGCTCGTCGCCAGCACCAAGTCCCTTCTAGCCGGCGCCGCCCGCACCGGCACCCGCCTCCTGATCGTGGGCGGCGCCGCCACCCTGACCATCCCCGGCACCGGCGGCAAGCTCCTCGACGATCCGCATTTCCTTCCCCCCGAGTACCTCCCCATCGCACGAGCCTGCGCCGATCAACTCGAAACCTGCCGCACCGACTCCACCGGCGTGAATTGGGCTTATCTGAGCCCTCCGGCCGAGCTCTCTCCTGGCGCTCGCACCGGCACGTACCGGGTCGGCAAAGACGAGCTGCTGCTCGATACCAAGGGAGATTCACGGATTTCGTTGGAGGACCTGGCCGTTGCGCTGCTCGACGAGGCGGAGCGACCGAGGCACGAGCGCGTGAGGTTTACGGTTGGATATTGA
- a CDS encoding MFS transporter has product MTRPVPRKSGSPWLVLAIASAANFLTILDLWVVNIAYPAFERTFAPASLSDVSWILNVYAILLAAFLIPAGRLADSAGRRACFLAGTVLFGVSSLACGFSPGLASLIVARAAQAMAAAMLMPTSLGFVLSAFEPRERGTAIGIWAAVGAAAASSGPVLGGLLMVLSWRWIFFINVPLVLATVVAGALYLPAYEERIRRRIDLLGALLVFGAMALVCTALVEVRDWAPWRTWSTLGAGLLVAAVFVVHVRRHPDPIVAPRLFAARTFRAGAAGIFAYYVGFAMMLVGTTLLLTDHWHFSVLQAAIGIVPGPFTASLVSLFAGRLSARLGARTMVVAGALLFAGAATWLLFLAGTVPDYGVVVLPSFIVWGVANGLIQPTLFAKARAVPSADLASGSAVLTMARQLGSAFGVAGLVAVLGASPAAGLDGLRRSWVMVLATAALTAVAGLWGNEPETPSVVREAREPHAVRDAHDAHPPGAFPSHGE; this is encoded by the coding sequence ATGACTCGACCCGTTCCAAGAAAAAGCGGAAGCCCATGGCTCGTTCTGGCGATCGCGTCGGCGGCCAACTTCCTCACCATCCTCGACCTTTGGGTGGTGAACATCGCCTATCCGGCGTTCGAGCGTACCTTTGCGCCGGCGTCGTTGTCCGACGTGTCGTGGATCTTGAACGTGTACGCCATCCTGCTGGCGGCGTTTCTCATCCCCGCGGGCCGCCTCGCCGACAGCGCGGGGCGGCGCGCATGTTTTCTCGCCGGGACGGTGCTGTTCGGCGTTTCCTCGCTCGCGTGCGGGTTCTCGCCGGGGCTCGCATCGCTGATTGTCGCGCGCGCCGCGCAGGCCATGGCGGCGGCCATGCTCATGCCGACCTCGTTGGGGTTCGTTCTCTCGGCGTTCGAGCCGCGCGAACGGGGGACCGCCATCGGCATATGGGCCGCGGTGGGGGCGGCGGCGGCGAGCAGCGGGCCAGTTCTGGGCGGGCTGCTCATGGTCCTGAGCTGGCGCTGGATCTTCTTCATCAACGTGCCGCTCGTCCTCGCCACCGTGGTTGCAGGCGCGCTCTATCTCCCGGCGTACGAAGAGAGGATCCGTCGCCGGATCGATCTCCTCGGCGCCCTTTTGGTGTTCGGCGCCATGGCGCTCGTGTGCACGGCGCTGGTCGAGGTGCGGGACTGGGCGCCGTGGCGGACGTGGTCCACCCTCGGCGCGGGGCTCCTCGTCGCGGCGGTGTTCGTGGTGCACGTCCGGCGGCACCCCGATCCCATCGTCGCGCCGCGGCTCTTCGCCGCGCGCACCTTCCGCGCCGGGGCCGCGGGGATCTTCGCGTACTACGTGGGCTTCGCCATGATGCTGGTCGGCACGACCTTGCTCCTCACCGACCATTGGCACTTTTCGGTGCTGCAGGCGGCGATCGGCATCGTGCCGGGGCCCTTCACCGCCAGTCTCGTGTCGCTGTTTGCGGGGCGGCTCTCCGCGCGGTTGGGAGCTCGAACCATGGTCGTCGCCGGCGCCTTGCTCTTCGCGGGCGCCGCCACGTGGTTGCTCTTTTTGGCGGGCACCGTGCCCGACTACGGCGTGGTGGTGTTACCGAGCTTCATCGTGTGGGGTGTGGCCAATGGGCTGATTCAGCCTACCTTGTTCGCCAAGGCGCGCGCGGTACCGAGCGCCGATCTGGCGTCCGGCTCGGCGGTGCTGACGATGGCGCGCCAGCTCGGCTCTGCGTTCGGCGTGGCGGGTTTGGTGGCGGTGCTGGGGGCGTCGCCCGCCGCGGGGCTCGATGGGCTCCGGCGGTCGTGGGTCATGGTGCTTGCGACGGCGGCGCTCACCGCCGTCGCGGGGCTTTGGGGAAATGAGCCCGAGACGCCGTCCGTGGTGCGGGAGGCGCGGGAGCCGCACGCGGTACGCGACGCGCACGATGCGCACCCGCCGGGGGCCTTTCCGAGCCATGGGGAGTGA